GTCGCAACTGACATACTAAATTATGGTGACAGCTGTGGATATAGTATCTTGTAGGCCCGCTTCATTCTTGCTTTTGCGCTCCGGCGACGAAGGAGAGCGTAGTGATAATCTACCCTCTCTTTTTCGTATTTTAGGCAGGCTTCGCACCATTCTGATCGTGGGATTACAGGTTCATCGTCACGCCATTCGAGGCAACACACCCCATCACGCAGATCGTGGACTTGATGCAATTCGCTCCATTGTCTTTTCGACAGTTGGACGTCGGCGTCTGCTGAACAAAAATCACGAGCAGCTCGTAGAAAAGTTTTTTCGGTGCGGACACGCTTTTTATCTGTTTTTTCGCTCATGGGACCTCTTTTTATTGTGGTTAAGGTCATCATGAGAATGCAGGATACAGTCGGAGGTTGGGGAGTGTCAACGCATTTAACTACGGAGCTTAATATGTTTGAAATCACAGGTTGGCTGGCTTTCCTGCTTATGTCCATGACGGTTTTATTCCAATACCTGAAAGCCGAGCATTCGTCATTGTTCGGACACAAGCGATTCGAAGTATCGGGCGAAGGCCTTGCCCCTCACATTGAAGAAATCATGTTCAAGGTACTTTCAAACATCCAGAGCAGAGCCGCTATAGAAAAACGGTTCGAAATCGTTATTGCCTTATCCGACGATGGAGACGGCTACACCGCATCGTGCCCCCGGATCGATGGCCTCACGGCATGGGGACCGACCGTCGAGTATGCGCTCTGCGAGTTCGGCTTTGCCCTGCACCTGTTTGCGGAGACCATGATCGAAAATGGGGAGGTGTTTAAATGGTCATGACCGATTTTTTTGCCAGGCCGGTACCGGTCGATCCCAAATGGTTCACCGATGAACAGCTCGAACGGCTGGGCAGCGGTGTCTTTTATTTGCGCTTTTCACAAGCTGAAAAGCGCGTACTGAAAAAGAAAAAAATGATCCGACCCTCTGTATGGGCCGAGCGGCACCGGCACCTTCCGAGGGATGCCGCTGTGCCCGGGCGGTGGAGGAATGCCACTGTCCCTTATGCCGCCGGCATCCTGGATGCCAGCTTCTTTCCTTCTGTCCAGGAGATTGTCGTATGTGCGGCACCCCAGACCGGCAAGACCGACATCAACTATACCTGCCTGGGCTACGCGGTCGACAGGAAGCCCGGCAATGCCCTGATCGTCATGCCGGACGAAAACACGGCCCGGGAGAACAGCGCCGACCGGATCCGGCCCATGTTCGAGGACAGTCCCCGGCTCAGATCCTATCTCACCGGCTACGCCGACGACCTGGCCTCCCATAAGATCAAACTGCAAAACGCCATCGTTTACATGGCATGGGCCAACAGCGCAGCCCGCCTGGCGAACAAGCCACTACCATATGTGGTGTTGGACGAGGAGGACAAGTATCCCGAGACGGCCACCAAGAAGGAAGCCAGCCCCACGGACCTGGCCAAGAAACGGACCCGGACCTTTGCCCACATGCGCAAGATCTGGCGGACCAGCTCGCCGAGCATCGAGACCGGACCGATCTGGAAGGCGCTGACCGAGGAGTGCCAGCTGGTGTTCGATTATTGGGTCCGTTGTCCCCATTGCGACGGCAGCCAGAAGATGGTTTTTGAACAGATCAAATGGCCTAGGGACTTGCGGGATCCGAGACTGATCAAGCCCGGCCTGACCTTGTATCGATGCGTCCAATGCGGAACGCTTTCGGAAATCGATGAATGTGACGAGCACAACCGTTGCCTTGTTTGCAGCGGTGACCGCGAGCTGTTGGAGGTGCCCCAACGCTGCTGGTACGAGTGTATCCATTGTGGCGCCAAATGGGATGACGCGGACCGGGATCTGGCCGTACGGGCCGGCGAGTGGCGGGAACGGAACAAGGGCCAGGCCCTGGAGGCTGCGCTGTACGCTTTTAATCCGCTGACCATCGGGTTCCATATCCCGTCCTGGCTGAGTCCTTTCGTCAAGTTGTGGGAGGTGGCCCACGCCTTCCTGGAAGGCCTCCGGAGTCGAAACAAGATGAAGGATTTTCGCAACGGGCATGCAGCCGAGCCCTGGTATGCGGTAACGGCGGAGCGCAGCGAGGACCGCATCCTGGCCCTGGCCGACGATCGGAGACGGGGCGTGGTGCCCGGCGGCGGTGTCGTGGCCTGCCTGCTGGCCGGCGTGGATACCCAGGATGACGGCTTTTATTACGAGATCCGGGCCTTCGGCTACGGGTTCAATCGCGAGTCCTGGTGCATCCGGGAAGGCAAGGTGCCCACTTTCGAGGCGCTGGCCCGGGTATTGTGGCAGGACCGTTACATGGACGTCGACGGCAATGTCTATCCGGTCCGCCTGACCCTGCAGGACGCCATGGGTCACAGGACCAGCGAGGTGTACGACTTTTGCCGCATGTACCGGAGGATGGGGACGATCCTGCCCACCATGGGCGTGCAGTCCATGGCCACACACTATACCTATTCCGACCGCGAGTATTATCCCGGCACCAAAAAGCCGATCCCGGGCGGAATCAGGCTGGTGCGTTTCGATACCAACTATTTCAAGAACCAGCTGGCCAGCATCCTGGAGATTATGCCCGGGGATCCGGGTTGCTGGCATTATCATGGCGAGATCACCCTGGACTGGGCACGGCAGATGACTGTGGAAGGTGTCAATGAAAAGGACGTCTGGGAGAACCCGCAGGACAAACCGAACCACGCCTGGGACTGCGCCGTGCTGTTGTTGCTCGCCTACGAGGTGCGGGGCGTGGTTTTCATGTCTCCCGATAAACCCCCGGAACAGGAAATCGTCAGAATCGAACCCGTAAGGCCTGTTTTGTCCAGGCGTATCGAATACCAGCGCCCGGGGTGGTTGACCCGATGAACGATAGCAAACGCGTTGTCTGTTTTAAAAGTGCCGAGGAGATCGCCAAGTACATCGGGGAGAATCCCAACAAAATCAACCATCTGGTTAAAAATGAAAACCTCCCCGCCTGGAGACGCAAAGGCATCGGTCCCTGGCGGGCCCTGGATATCGACCTGGACAAGTGGCTGGTGGACCAGAGGGACAAATACTATCTCAATCTAAAAAATGGGAACGGCTCGAAATGACGGTTTGTTCCGACAAGATTCTGTTCGGCAAGCAGGCGATCCTGGATTACCTGCAAATGAGCGAGAACACGTTTTTCAAATTTGTCCGGATGGGTCTGCCGGTACGCGTGATCGATAAGCGCTACTATGCCCATAAAGACAACCTGGACCGATTTTTTGAGAATCTGACTTCGAAGGAAACCGAGAATAATAAATAGTCGACTCTAAATATTTTAATTTCAGAGACTTGCGTTGGATGTCCAGTGCCGGCCTTCGATGCTTTTAATGGCAAATTTCTTGACAAAAAGAACTATGACATGCAATCCCTAATTCACTTTTATAAATTTGACGGTGGTGAATGCGTGTCTGGAAGCATCCAAAGACGAAGGGATACCGGAGCCTATTACATTTTGTGGTGGGATATCAAAACCAAAAAACAGGTCAAGATCTACCGCTACAAAGGGGAAAAAATGTTCTCCCGGTCGACGGCCAGGAAGTTGCTTTCCCTTATGCAAAATTCCGTCGAGGAAGGAACATTCAGGCTTGAACGGTTCACGCGAGACGGGTGGACCGATGTGCTGCCTATGCTCAGGAAATGGGAGAAGGCTACATTTATCGACCTCAAACCCGGCACTCGCGATCCATACAGATCCTACCTCAAGAACTGGATTCGTCCTTATTTCAAGAAAAATCCCGTCCAATTGCACGAGATCCAAATCGATGTCCTCAAAGATATGTTGCATAGTATCGCTGGAACCGGCAAGCACAAGCAAAATGTGATGTTCTGCTTTCATTCCTTTATGGATTATTGCTGGCGGGCCCGCCGAATCGTAGCCATGCCACCTTTCCCTAAAAAGAAGGAGTACGGGATCGTGCAACCGGCTATCAAGTGGTTGCCGGAATCAAGACAACTGGCCATCCTGGAAAAGATCCCCCAGGAACACAAACCCATTTTCTATTTCATGAAATACACCATGCGCCGACCGGGTGAGGCCATGGCCATCCATAGGGAGGATGTCATCGAGGATGGCTTTGTCATTCAACGTGCCATCAGTTCCCGCAAGCTTGTGGATTCGACCAAAACCGGTGAAGTGCATTATATCCCATGCCATGATGACCTGGCGCCTTACATTGAGCAGGCTCTGAAGGGTCCGGTTATAAGCCAGTTTCTTTTTACCTGTAAGAGCAGTCGTAATCCAGGAAAGCGATACAGCCACAGAATCCTGAGTCGGATCTGGCGTAAAGCCTGCGCAGACGCCGAGGAGGACATTAATATGTATTCGGGGCTGAAACACTCCAGTTGCAGCCAGTATATAAATGAAAAGGGCCTGTCCCAATCCCAGGTACAGGCCCTTACCGATCATGCACGAATTGACTCAGTGAAGCGCTATGCTAAAACCGAAATTGCCGAGAGAAAACGGTTGATGATGACACTGCCGATAGAGAAAAACAAGCCCAAAACAAGCCCAAAAGGAAAATAACTTTTATTTTATTTGAATAATTTTAGCTGGTTATAGGACGGGTCACGGGTTCGATTCCCATGCACTTCCGCCATTTTTTTATGCTTTAGTTAGTCGCCATACTACTTAGTGCCCATCCAGAAATAGGCAAATTTGGTCGAGATCGAGGCGCACGAAAAATTTTACCGCAGACATATGGTTGATATTTCGAGGATAAAATTTTTCGCGCAACAAAGATATCGGGCAAATTGGCCATTTCTGGATGTGCACTACCCAACAAACCTCGGGCCTTCCTATACTCCACCCCCAACAAGAATTCAAGCATATGAATTTATTTTGGATGATTCATGCCAAAAGCAGCCGAACAACCTGTAACCATTAAGGTTCAAGGCCTCAAATTGTCTGGGGTGCTGCATCTGCCCCCTGGAAATCCTTCGGCGGTGATCGTTGGCTGTCACGGATTGATGGCCGACAAATCCTCCCCCAAGCAGGTTGCACTGGCCGGACGATGCACCGATGCAGGCATGGCGTATTTCCGTTTCGACCACCGCGGCTGTGGAGAGAGCGAGGGTTCTTTCGAAAAGGATACCACCCTGGAAAACCGTGTGATGGATCTGATGGCCGTTGTCAGGACAATTCGCGGCATCTTGGGAAAAAATCTGCCCGTCGGTCTTTTCGGGAGTAGTTTGGGCGGCACGGTATGTCTCATGGCATCTTCCGAAATCGCTCCTTTTGCCGTCGTGACGCTGGCTGCGCCCGTGCGCAGTCGATCCATCCGGCTCCCAGAGAATTCTCCCGAGTCATTGACGAAAGAAACATTGGAAGGCAAAATCCGTTTCGACATCGTTACCAGCTTGGAATCGATAGATCACCTCCTCGTCATTCATGGCAGCAATGACGAAACTGTCCCCGTTGAAAACGCCTCCTGGATTTACAGCCAGGCAAACGATCCCAAAGCGCTGTTGATCCTGAAAAACGCCGATCATCGAATCAGCGACGAAATCAATCAGCAACGCTTCATGGAAAACGCCGTGCAATGGTTTTCGGATTGTTACGGTAGTCGATCAGGTGGTCAGGCGTGAGAAATCTCTAAAAGTGTTCGGATGTCGGCAAAACATACCCCGGCCGTCGATCCAAGTCTTTGATGACTTGCGCCTGATTTGGAGGGAGGCTGCTCGTTCGGTCCTATTTGGGACCGATCGCGCTGTTGATGAGTTCCTTCTGATAAGGGGTGAGCTTTTTGGAAAATTTTACACCGATGCCGTCTCGTTCCGTCCTGACGATGGTTCCAGAAATTTTGAACGATTTTTGAAGGTTTGGAACGGTGAAAATCAGGGAGATCGATTGGCCCTCCCGCAACGCGGCTGCTGTTTCGATGAATACACCGCCGTTGCTCAGGTTGTTGATGAAATCCTGGTACACCCTGGTGGCGGTCGAGTAGTCCACGGGGAGAAAGCAGGGAATCCGTGAATCCTCCCGATAATCGAGCCGATCCCATTCGTGAAGCAGTTCTTCGAGCATTTTCTTTCTTTGAAAGCTCAATTTGGATACGCCCTGAATCAAACGATCAGTCAATTTTTTTTCGTTTTCCAAAACGTTCGAGTCATTCATAAAGCCTGTCCTGCTTGATTGTTTAAAATCGGTGGCGTATTGGCGCAGGTCGATCCAGAAGAAAATTCTTGTTTAAATATATCTTTTATAATGAATAGTGTCAATATCCTGAAGCGTCGCCGCTTTCACCAGAACGGGTCGGTGACGCGCTATTCGCCAGGTGGAATGATCTCGACAATCACCTTGCGTCGATTCTTTTCGAGCGCAATGGTGGTATTTCCCGGACCATCGGTTCCGGGACCGATGCCAAGGGTTGTAATGACCTCGGCGTTTACACCCTTTCCCACCAAATAGGTTTTCACCATATTCGCTCGAAATTCCGAAAGCTTCATGTTATACGTTCGTACTCCGGTGGCATCCGTGTATCCTCTTAAAACGAGGGTGGCATCTGGATTTTCCAGACAATAATGGGCGATAATGTCCAACATATCGTAGGCCTCAGTCCCAAAAGTATTGGCATCGAATGCGAACGATATCTCCGGATAAATCCCGAAATTTTCATGAATTTGGTCAAGCGTGATTTTATTATCGCTGGTTCCGTTGTCCGATGGTTTGGCTACGGGTGACGGTTTTTGCGCTGCAAATGATGAAGTTGCGCGTTTTTCGCTTTCTGTCGGCTTAACCGCATCGGTTGAGTATTGTTTCTCAGAATTTGCAACAACCCCGCTCGCAACACGGGAATCGACATTGCTTCCCTCAATGGCGCCCTGCCCCTCCAGCGACGAATAGGAAGTGCCGGAACGGGCGCTTGGCCGCGCCGTTTCCATTTCCTGAGAGGACGATAATTGGCTCTTGGAACCGGTTCCATGGCTCATTTTGTTGACAGGCGCCTGCCAATGTCCAAGGAAAAAGAAAGCCACCAATCCCAGCCATATGGCCACAACTACAATCAAGGCGATCACTAGAGGTTGATTGAAGGATTTGTTCGCGGATTCCAGAGCATTTTTACCCATTCCATCCGCTCTTTCCGGTTCAATCGTTTTTTTGTCCGCAGCCTCCGGTGTCGCCATGCTTTTTCGAGTTGATAGCCCATGGGGAATTTTTAATTCCTGGGCACATTCCGCCACGATTTTATGATCGATCTTCTTCTTTTCCTTGACGAACCCAGTCAACAGCGCCTGGTCGCAAATAATGTTAATCAACCTTGGGTAGCCGTTGGAGAATTTATAGACCTCCTTGATCGCCCGTGAAGTGAAAATGTCTTCCTTGGTTCCGGCAACGTCCAAACGATAACGGATGTACTTTTCCGTTTCCGTTTCGGATAATGCGGAGATATTGTAATTAATGGTAATCCGTTGGCGAATGGCCCGATTTCGGGGTCTGAGGATGATTTCATTGAACTCGCTCTGTCCCACGAAAAAAATATTGATCAGTTTGGTATTCTGCTTTTCGATGTTGGACAGCAGCCTCACCTCTTCCAGCAATTTCTGGCTGAGATGCTGGCACTCGTCGATAATGAGGAGGGCTTGCTTGTTTTGACCGTGCACCGCCAACAGGTATTCTTTTAGAGAAATGAGAAAATCGCCTTTGCTTCTGAAGTTCTTGTCCATCCCGAAAGAATCGGCCACGAAGTTGAAAAAATCCATCTTCGCCAGGCCAGGATCGGTAATCATGGCGACAAGCACATCATCTCCCAGGCTGTCGACGAGTGTATGGAGCAAGGTGGTCTTCCCGGTTCCCACGTCGCCGGTCAGCAAAAGGAATCCCTTATTATCCAAGATGCCGTATTTCAATACAGCCAGGGCTTCCTTATGTTTTTCTCCAAGCCAGAGAAACCTCGGATCCGTGCTGATCTGAAACGGCTTCAGGTGCAATCTGTAATGGTCGAGATACATTTGATTTTATAACTTATCCAAGAATGTCAGGTCCTTATTCTGCGTCAGCTTCGTTCCCACAACAAGAACTTCGACACGGCTGCCTTCAATATTGCGGAAATACAATCGCCCTTTATAGGCGAAAATCACTTCAAATACCGTTTCACGATTTTTTTTGCCGAATACTTTCCGCTTGATCTGGACCATTTTCGGGTCGTCGTTGAGCTGGTGAATGACCTCCTCGGCCTTGATTTTCATCTCGTCGGTCAACTCGATAAACCCTTCGATGGCCCTATCGTGAACAGCGGTGTTTTTATACAGCGCATTGAAGCGCTTGCGGATCGCCTCAATGCCTTTCAGTCTGTGGCGGTTCTTAGCCTCATTGTCTTTTTCATACTGCCGGATCTTCTCCCTCAAGGCATCGATTTCATCGAGTTGGCTCTCCTGAAGGGACAGGTTCTCGCTGATTTTCTCTTCCAACGCCACCAGTTCGTCAATCATTTCATCTTCGGCGGCGGTGGCCTTTCGGCGCTCTTGGTCCAGCTCGGTTTTCATCCGCTCTACGCTTTCCGAAAGGAGCCGTCGCTGGTCTTCAAGACGCTGGAGCTGCGCCAGGCTTTCTTGACGTTCTTCGGCCAAATTGTCGATAATTTGCTGCCTGGCAAGCTCCTCCTGGCGAATCATTTTGATACCGCGCCGGTAAAAGGCCATAAACACCAAAAGGGAAAGAGCGACACAGGATAACAATATCAGGTTGGCTATCGGTGTATTGTGTTCAATCTTAACCTCGACGGTTTTAATCAGGCCATCATTGAGCAGCCGGAAGTTCTCCCGGGCAACGGCGATGCTGTCCGGTGGATCGAGTTCGGTTCTGGACCCGTCATAGGTATACGGATAAAGGTAATCTCCGTCGGGCGTCTTCACGCTGACAGAAATACGCACCCCCCAACGGGTCAACTTGCGGCTGGCAATGAACCCGTCGACGTTTTCACGAATGGCTTCCTGCAAACGCAGGCTGCCGTCGAACAACGGCCGTGTGTCTCCGGTATACATGCTCGCCAACGTCTTTTCGTAGCCGGCCTGGACAGTCTTCTCAAGCAGCTGTATGGAAAAAACATAGACGAAGGGCGGCAGTAACACGCACAGGATCAGGGTTTTGAATGGAAAGTTGCGCATGGGGTACCGTTAGAATCAAATTCCCGACAGCATGTGTCGCGCATCGTCGGCTCCGTCAAAATCGGCATCCAGCGCCAGCGCCTTTTCCAGATAGGCCTTGGCACGATCCTTGTCCCCCTTCTGATACAGCGCGGCTCCCATATGGTATTGTACGGTTGCGTTTTCGGGCAGTTTCTCAAGGCTTTCCGAGAACTCTTGAACCGCGTTTCCATATAGCCCTTTTTTATAATAAATCCAGCCAAGTGTATCCATAACACTCGGATCGTCAGGCAGCTTCTCTTTGGCGATCTGGGCGTACTTTAGGGCTTCATCGATGTTTCCGCCGCCTGTGGAGAGCAGGTAGGCCAGGTTGTTGGCTGCCGGAGCGAATTGGGGGTTGATCTCCAAAGCGCTGCGGTAGTGCTTTTCAGACATGTCATAGCGCTTTTGCATATCGTAAATGGTCCCCAAGAGCATATGCGGTCCGGCCTGATCCGGCTTCTTGGCCAGGATGGCCGTGTATTGGTCAATGGCTTTTTGCGGCTGCTTGCTGGAAAGATAAATTTTTGCCAAGGCATAATAAGGCGGCATGAAATTGGGATTGGCTTCGATGGCGGCTTGAAAAGCGGTTTCCGCCGCTGGGACATCCTTTTTGGCAAGCAAAAGGCCACCTTTCAGGTTGTTGATGATGGCCCTATGGATATCGGAATCCCCGACTTTTTCCAACTGGGCATCGCATTTCTCTAAAGCAGCGTCCAGCTCCTTTCTGGCGCCATGCACCAATACGATGTTGGTGAACACATCCATCAGCATGGGATTCAGCGAGAGCGCCGCATTGAAATTCCTCAACGCCGCATCATAATCTTTTTCACTGCGTTTCAACAGCCCCAACCGATAATAACCGACCGGGTTGTCCGGCTGTTCTTCGATGAGGGTTTTGAAGGCCACTTCGGCTTCTGCCGTTTTCCCCTGCCCCATCAGGGCATTGCCCAACATCGTCCTGGCGCGGTAATCTTTCGGATACAGTGCCAGGATTTCGGCGCTCTCCTGCTGTGCTTTTTCAAAGTCCCGTTCTTTTAACGCGATCTCACCCAGCAGCATTTTGGCCCTTATGGACTTGGGGTTGAGTTCCACGGATTTGGCCAAGGTGGTTTTGGCGATCTGCACCTCGCCGTTCCCGAGATGGGCAAACCCTTTGAGGTAATAGGCCCGGGAAGAGTTCGGCTCTTCCTTGATCAACTGATCGAAAATGCCGATGGCTTCGGTAAAGTCTTTTTTGAAGGTGGCAATCTCCCCTTTCATCATCCGGGCAGGGAAAAATTGGGGCCGGGCCTCAAGGACTTTCGCCAGGTATTGCTCGGCCTTTTCCAACTCTTTCTGCTTCAGGA
This window of the uncultured Desulfosarcina sp. genome carries:
- a CDS encoding site-specific integrase, which gives rise to MPAFDAFNGKFLDKKNYDMQSLIHFYKFDGGECVSGSIQRRRDTGAYYILWWDIKTKKQVKIYRYKGEKMFSRSTARKLLSLMQNSVEEGTFRLERFTRDGWTDVLPMLRKWEKATFIDLKPGTRDPYRSYLKNWIRPYFKKNPVQLHEIQIDVLKDMLHSIAGTGKHKQNVMFCFHSFMDYCWRARRIVAMPPFPKKKEYGIVQPAIKWLPESRQLAILEKIPQEHKPIFYFMKYTMRRPGEAMAIHREDVIEDGFVIQRAISSRKLVDSTKTGEVHYIPCHDDLAPYIEQALKGPVISQFLFTCKSSRNPGKRYSHRILSRIWRKACADAEEDINMYSGLKHSSCSQYINEKGLSQSQVQALTDHARIDSVKRYAKTEIAERKRLMMTLPIEKNKPKTSPKGK
- a CDS encoding AAA family ATPase is translated as MYLDHYRLHLKPFQISTDPRFLWLGEKHKEALAVLKYGILDNKGFLLLTGDVGTGKTTLLHTLVDSLGDDVLVAMITDPGLAKMDFFNFVADSFGMDKNFRSKGDFLISLKEYLLAVHGQNKQALLIIDECQHLSQKLLEEVRLLSNIEKQNTKLINIFFVGQSEFNEIILRPRNRAIRQRITINYNISALSETETEKYIRYRLDVAGTKEDIFTSRAIKEVYKFSNGYPRLINIICDQALLTGFVKEKKKIDHKIVAECAQELKIPHGLSTRKSMATPEAADKKTIEPERADGMGKNALESANKSFNQPLVIALIVVVAIWLGLVAFFFLGHWQAPVNKMSHGTGSKSQLSSSQEMETARPSARSGTSYSSLEGQGAIEGSNVDSRVASGVVANSEKQYSTDAVKPTESEKRATSSFAAQKPSPVAKPSDNGTSDNKITLDQIHENFGIYPEISFAFDANTFGTEAYDMLDIIAHYCLENPDATLVLRGYTDATGVRTYNMKLSEFRANMVKTYLVGKGVNAEVITTLGIGPGTDGPGNTTIALEKNRRKVIVEIIPPGE
- a CDS encoding tetratricopeptide repeat protein, which encodes MNPKLNRLAFILLALAFIAIGCSSDEEKKDAHFNKGIGYYEKGEYKSAELEFRNAIQIDPEFVDAYEQLGETYLKLGDPRGAFREFSMVAKLDPENTNAALKLATFYMLGKKTDESREKVEAVLAKDPNNIEALFLMAGLYDLEKNLYEAAGIFEKILDIDSKQTRAYMGLARIYARQGKFEEAESQLMSAVHLAPNEIKPRLELVRFYTSRKAFNEAQAQIEKAIELNPGNAQLYIILGNFFFQTKRPEDAETAYLKAIEINPDDIKPYMVAAGYYDNMGNAEKTLAMYEKALSVKPDDINIMTTMAGFFLKQKELEKAEQYLAKVLEARPQFFPARMMKGEIATFKKDFTEAIGIFDQLIKEEPNSSRAYYLKGFAHLGNGEVQIAKTTLAKSVELNPKSIRAKMLLGEIALKERDFEKAQQESAEILALYPKDYRARTMLGNALMGQGKTAEAEVAFKTLIEEQPDNPVGYYRLGLLKRSEKDYDAALRNFNAALSLNPMLMDVFTNIVLVHGARKELDAALEKCDAQLEKVGDSDIHRAIINNLKGGLLLAKKDVPAAETAFQAAIEANPNFMPPYYALAKIYLSSKQPQKAIDQYTAILAKKPDQAGPHMLLGTIYDMQKRYDMSEKHYRSALEINPQFAPAANNLAYLLSTGGGNIDEALKYAQIAKEKLPDDPSVMDTLGWIYYKKGLYGNAVQEFSESLEKLPENATVQYHMGAALYQKGDKDRAKAYLEKALALDADFDGADDARHMLSGI
- a CDS encoding terminase gpA endonuclease subunit, whose product is MTDFFARPVPVDPKWFTDEQLERLGSGVFYLRFSQAEKRVLKKKKMIRPSVWAERHRHLPRDAAVPGRWRNATVPYAAGILDASFFPSVQEIVVCAAPQTGKTDINYTCLGYAVDRKPGNALIVMPDENTARENSADRIRPMFEDSPRLRSYLTGYADDLASHKIKLQNAIVYMAWANSAARLANKPLPYVVLDEEDKYPETATKKEASPTDLAKKRTRTFAHMRKIWRTSSPSIETGPIWKALTEECQLVFDYWVRCPHCDGSQKMVFEQIKWPRDLRDPRLIKPGLTLYRCVQCGTLSEIDECDEHNRCLVCSGDRELLEVPQRCWYECIHCGAKWDDADRDLAVRAGEWRERNKGQALEAALYAFNPLTIGFHIPSWLSPFVKLWEVAHAFLEGLRSRNKMKDFRNGHAAEPWYAVTAERSEDRILALADDRRRGVVPGGGVVACLLAGVDTQDDGFYYEIRAFGYGFNRESWCIREGKVPTFEALARVLWQDRYMDVDGNVYPVRLTLQDAMGHRTSEVYDFCRMYRRMGTILPTMGVQSMATHYTYSDREYYPGTKKPIPGGIRLVRFDTNYFKNQLASILEIMPGDPGCWHYHGEITLDWARQMTVEGVNEKDVWENPQDKPNHAWDCAVLLLLAYEVRGVVFMSPDKPPEQEIVRIEPVRPVLSRRIEYQRPGWLTR
- a CDS encoding alpha/beta hydrolase: MPKAAEQPVTIKVQGLKLSGVLHLPPGNPSAVIVGCHGLMADKSSPKQVALAGRCTDAGMAYFRFDHRGCGESEGSFEKDTTLENRVMDLMAVVRTIRGILGKNLPVGLFGSSLGGTVCLMASSEIAPFAVVTLAAPVRSRSIRLPENSPESLTKETLEGKIRFDIVTSLESIDHLLVIHGSNDETVPVENASWIYSQANDPKALLILKNADHRISDEINQQRFMENAVQWFSDCYGSRSGGQA
- a CDS encoding PilZ domain-containing protein, which translates into the protein MNDSNVLENEKKLTDRLIQGVSKLSFQRKKMLEELLHEWDRLDYREDSRIPCFLPVDYSTATRVYQDFINNLSNGGVFIETAAALREGQSISLIFTVPNLQKSFKISGTIVRTERDGIGVKFSKKLTPYQKELINSAIGPK